From a single Cyclobacterium marinum DSM 745 genomic region:
- a CDS encoding FAD-dependent oxidoreductase has translation MRKTGIIKSVFLSLSLVWVFMACGPAAEQEEITDVIVYGGTSGAVTAAIQAKKMGKSVIMVSPDKHLGGLTSGGLGWTDTGKKEVIGGLSREFYQRVYDKYAEDDAWQWEAQSDFGNKGQGTPAIDGKFRTMWIFEPHVAEEVYDEWVEELGIEVLRDEWLDRESGVTVENDRITAIRTLSGKEFKGKMFIDATYEGDLMAAAGVSYHVGREASDVYGEEWNGVQTGVYHHRHHFQVLGQPIDPYVVPGDPSSGLLPRISGEDPGVKGEGDNKVQAYCFRTCMSVHPDNQVPFPKPDNYDPSEYELLGRIFDAGWDEWFGKFDMIPNKKTDTNNHGPFSSDNIGMNYDYPEASYERRREIIKEHEDYQKGLLYYVANDPRVPKATQDEFKKWGLAKDEFTDNGNWPHQIYVREARRMVGKYVMTENELMQKRPTPESVGMGSYSIDSHNIQRYVDENGHVQNEGDIGVHLKQPYEIAYGSLVPKEDEIQNLVVPVAVSASHIAFGSIRMEPVFMILGQSAATAAVMSIDKEISVQELPYSELKTKLLEDDQVLTIADKIQ, from the coding sequence ATGAGAAAAACAGGTATTATCAAGTCTGTCTTTTTAAGCCTCTCACTTGTTTGGGTGTTTATGGCTTGCGGCCCGGCTGCTGAACAGGAAGAAATTACGGATGTAATCGTCTATGGAGGGACTTCCGGTGCGGTAACTGCAGCCATTCAAGCAAAAAAAATGGGGAAATCAGTAATTATGGTTTCCCCTGACAAGCATTTAGGAGGCTTAACTTCCGGCGGATTGGGTTGGACAGATACCGGAAAAAAAGAAGTGATTGGTGGTTTGTCGCGTGAATTTTACCAACGCGTATATGATAAGTATGCTGAGGATGATGCATGGCAATGGGAGGCACAAAGTGACTTCGGAAACAAAGGTCAAGGAACCCCGGCCATCGATGGTAAATTCAGAACCATGTGGATTTTTGAGCCGCATGTGGCAGAAGAAGTCTACGATGAATGGGTTGAGGAATTAGGTATAGAAGTCCTTCGAGATGAATGGCTGGACAGGGAGTCAGGCGTAACGGTAGAGAATGACAGAATTACAGCCATCCGTACTTTAAGCGGGAAAGAGTTTAAAGGAAAAATGTTTATTGATGCAACCTACGAAGGAGATTTAATGGCCGCTGCAGGTGTAAGTTACCATGTGGGAAGAGAAGCCAGCGATGTATATGGTGAAGAATGGAATGGAGTGCAAACAGGGGTTTATCATCACCGACATCACTTTCAAGTTTTGGGTCAACCCATCGATCCTTACGTGGTTCCAGGGGATCCTTCATCTGGCTTACTGCCAAGAATTAGTGGTGAAGATCCCGGTGTGAAAGGTGAAGGAGATAATAAAGTTCAGGCTTACTGCTTTAGGACTTGTATGTCTGTACATCCTGACAACCAAGTTCCATTCCCAAAGCCGGACAATTATGATCCAAGCGAATATGAGTTGCTTGGACGGATTTTCGATGCCGGATGGGATGAGTGGTTTGGTAAATTTGACATGATCCCAAATAAGAAAACAGATACCAATAATCACGGGCCCTTTAGTTCTGATAATATCGGGATGAATTACGATTATCCTGAGGCCAGTTACGAACGCAGGAGAGAGATCATAAAAGAACATGAAGATTACCAAAAAGGATTGTTATATTATGTAGCCAATGATCCAAGAGTTCCAAAAGCAACTCAAGATGAATTTAAAAAATGGGGTTTAGCTAAAGACGAATTCACAGACAATGGCAACTGGCCTCATCAAATTTATGTAAGAGAAGCTCGAAGAATGGTTGGAAAGTATGTAATGACTGAAAACGAATTGATGCAGAAAAGACCTACTCCTGAATCAGTAGGTATGGGATCATACAGTATCGATTCGCACAATATCCAACGATATGTTGATGAAAATGGTCATGTTCAAAATGAAGGTGATATCGGTGTACACCTTAAGCAGCCCTACGAAATTGCTTATGGATCGTTAGTGCCTAAAGAAGATGAAATTCAAAACCTAGTAGTACCTGTAGCTGTCTCCGCAAGTCATATAGCATTTGGATCCATTCGAATGGAACCTGTATTTATGATATTGGGTCAATCTGCTGCCACAGCAGCTGTAATGTCTATAGATAAAGAAATAAGTGTTCAAGAGCTTCCTTATTCTGAATTGAAAACAAAATTATTGGAAGATGATCAGGTTTTGACCATTGCCGATAAAATTCAATAA
- a CDS encoding FAD-dependent oxidoreductase has product MKHLFTVLLLLLFGTNTFTVKAQSPTYDLVIYGGTSGGVAAAIQMSRMGKSVILIEPSNHLGGLTTGGLGATDIGNKDVIGGISREFYQNIMEYYKDPETWKYEDRLEYLSRPNQTRSNDGEDAMWTFEPSVAMKVYHEMLAAEEVTLVIGKRLNRPSGVRSHNNRIISITMESGETYSGKMFMDATYEGDLMAASEVSYTTGREANSQYGETLNGVQANKYNLTLKGNVSRNAIHHNFVPGVDPYIVKGDPSSGLLPFIIEGGPGIDGTADKGIQAYCYRMTLTNHPENRIPFKKPDNYKELEFELLFRNYEAANGPIEEMYHYGDPLVPWINTPMPNKKTDTNNQKGFSTDFIGQNFDYPEASYAEREAFAQRQLEYQQGLMWSLAYHPRIPKEVREVVSKWGMTKDEFKDRNGWTPQLYVREARRMVSDYVITQADCEGLVPQVEDGVGMGSYGMDSHMVQRYVDHNGYVQNEGNFEARGLTAYPIPYRSIVPKKGEKENLFVPVCISASHVAFGSARMEPVFMVLGQSAATAAFLAIDQDVAVQDVDYSLLRETLLGDNQILNYKK; this is encoded by the coding sequence ATGAAACACCTATTTACTGTTTTGTTACTTCTTTTATTCGGGACTAATACTTTTACGGTGAAAGCCCAAAGTCCTACTTATGATCTGGTTATTTACGGGGGTACGTCCGGAGGAGTAGCAGCGGCCATTCAAATGTCTCGAATGGGTAAATCAGTAATATTAATCGAGCCCTCAAACCATTTAGGCGGTTTGACAACAGGTGGCTTAGGAGCAACTGATATAGGTAACAAAGATGTTATCGGGGGTATTTCCAGAGAGTTTTATCAAAATATAATGGAATACTACAAGGATCCCGAAACATGGAAATATGAAGATCGATTGGAGTATTTATCCAGACCAAACCAAACAAGATCTAATGATGGTGAAGATGCCATGTGGACTTTTGAACCTTCCGTAGCCATGAAAGTTTACCATGAAATGTTGGCAGCAGAAGAAGTTACCCTGGTGATAGGAAAACGACTGAATAGGCCAAGTGGTGTAAGGTCTCACAACAATAGAATTATTTCTATAACCATGGAAAGTGGAGAGACTTATTCCGGTAAAATGTTTATGGATGCTACCTATGAAGGAGATTTAATGGCTGCTTCAGAAGTGAGTTATACAACTGGAAGAGAGGCGAATAGTCAATATGGAGAAACATTAAATGGTGTTCAGGCCAATAAATATAACCTTACTTTAAAAGGGAATGTGTCCAGAAATGCCATTCACCACAATTTTGTACCCGGAGTTGACCCATACATTGTTAAGGGTGATCCTTCCAGTGGATTATTGCCTTTTATAATTGAAGGAGGGCCGGGAATCGACGGGACAGCTGACAAAGGTATTCAAGCCTATTGCTACCGGATGACCTTAACCAATCATCCTGAGAATAGGATACCATTTAAAAAGCCAGACAACTATAAGGAACTAGAGTTTGAGTTGTTATTTAGAAATTATGAGGCAGCTAATGGGCCAATTGAGGAGATGTACCATTATGGTGATCCTTTGGTTCCTTGGATCAATACCCCAATGCCCAATAAAAAAACAGATACAAACAATCAGAAAGGTTTTTCAACAGATTTTATTGGTCAGAATTTCGATTATCCGGAAGCAAGTTATGCAGAAAGAGAAGCTTTTGCCCAGAGGCAGCTGGAATACCAGCAGGGTTTGATGTGGTCTTTGGCATATCATCCTAGAATTCCAAAGGAAGTTAGAGAGGTGGTATCTAAATGGGGAATGACAAAAGATGAGTTCAAAGATAGAAACGGATGGACCCCACAACTGTATGTGAGAGAAGCCAGGAGAATGGTGAGTGACTATGTAATAACTCAAGCAGATTGTGAAGGTTTGGTCCCCCAGGTAGAAGATGGCGTAGGTATGGGTTCATATGGGATGGATTCTCACATGGTCCAACGCTATGTAGATCACAATGGCTATGTTCAGAATGAAGGTAATTTTGAAGCCAGAGGATTAACAGCTTATCCCATTCCATACCGGTCAATTGTACCTAAAAAAGGGGAGAAGGAAAATCTTTTCGTACCGGTTTGTATAAGTGCCAGTCATGTAGCATTTGGATCTGCTAGAATGGAACCGGTCTTTATGGTTTTGGGTCAATCTGCAGCTACGGCAGCGTTCTTAGCCATAGACCAGGATGTTGCGGTGCAGGATGTGGATTATTCTTTATTGAGGGAGACGCTTCTTGGAGACAATCAAATCCTGAATTATAAAAAATAA
- a CDS encoding sulfatase family protein — protein MKKTLMKQILFFKIPRLLGCLVLVITFLLAACKSQDKEIVGKDLPNILFIFADDLGYGDLEVYNSKSKTLTPNLNQLAKEGVRFTEAYCPVSVCSPSRYALMTGEYPWRSWKKSGVMRNYEPSMISEETLTLPQMLANAGYQTVGFGKWHLGTTFPTIDGEVPVGYGEFHHEQNGANIDFNQPLTDGPMDRGFQHWLGFSCASECWLFEDKQIVGALQHDLYTTEATSPEKELMKIPLEGFLPLITKESINFLQKFKSEPANKPFFLYYSPYVPHIPLAVSDEFMGKTEAGPYGDYVFELDYYIGELLQELERLGMKENTLIIFASDNGSQFITTHAGQEGESHSNSPSNVNKEINPDAHQPNYPYKGTKWSVNEGGVRTPLIASWKGNFPEGLVSDQLIALNDVLPSLAALVGEKIPEGASRDGYNLLPAFYGESEGMEKRESVVVRGSGESYAFRQGKWKVIGLGKYPFVSPGELYNLEEDPGESNNLYEENSELADKLLNQLNEHLSAAM, from the coding sequence ATGAAGAAAACATTAATGAAACAAATATTATTTTTTAAAATACCAAGGTTATTAGGATGCTTGGTTTTGGTGATTACTTTTCTATTGGCTGCATGCAAATCCCAGGATAAAGAAATAGTTGGCAAAGATTTACCCAATATCTTGTTTATTTTTGCAGACGACTTGGGATATGGTGATTTGGAAGTATACAACTCAAAATCCAAAACCCTTACACCCAACTTGAATCAATTGGCAAAAGAAGGAGTCCGGTTCACGGAAGCCTATTGCCCTGTTTCTGTCTGCTCCCCTAGTAGGTATGCTCTAATGACTGGTGAGTATCCTTGGAGAAGTTGGAAAAAAAGTGGGGTGATGAGAAATTATGAACCCTCAATGATCAGTGAGGAGACTTTAACATTGCCTCAAATGCTTGCAAACGCAGGGTACCAGACGGTAGGCTTTGGAAAATGGCATTTGGGTACTACTTTTCCTACCATTGATGGTGAAGTTCCAGTAGGTTATGGGGAATTTCACCATGAGCAGAATGGTGCAAATATAGATTTCAACCAACCATTAACTGATGGACCCATGGATCGAGGTTTCCAACACTGGTTAGGTTTCAGTTGTGCCAGTGAATGTTGGCTTTTTGAGGACAAGCAAATTGTGGGTGCTCTTCAGCATGATTTGTATACTACTGAGGCAACCTCACCGGAAAAAGAGCTTATGAAAATTCCTTTAGAAGGATTTCTACCTCTTATTACTAAGGAAAGTATTAATTTCCTTCAGAAATTTAAAAGCGAACCTGCAAACAAACCATTCTTTCTTTATTACTCCCCCTATGTACCCCATATTCCTTTGGCTGTTTCTGATGAGTTTATGGGTAAAACAGAGGCAGGGCCCTATGGGGATTATGTATTCGAACTTGATTATTATATAGGGGAATTATTGCAAGAGCTAGAGAGGCTAGGCATGAAAGAGAATACCCTCATCATTTTTGCAAGTGACAATGGTTCACAGTTTATTACTACCCATGCTGGACAAGAGGGGGAATCCCATTCAAATAGTCCTTCCAATGTGAATAAAGAGATAAATCCTGATGCTCATCAACCGAATTACCCTTATAAAGGAACCAAATGGTCGGTTAATGAGGGAGGTGTTCGAACTCCCTTAATTGCCAGCTGGAAAGGTAATTTTCCTGAGGGGCTTGTTAGCGACCAACTTATCGCCTTGAATGATGTTTTACCCTCTTTGGCCGCTTTAGTGGGTGAAAAGATACCTGAAGGAGCTTCGAGGGATGGTTATAATTTATTGCCTGCTTTTTATGGGGAGAGTGAAGGTATGGAAAAGAGGGAGTCTGTGGTGGTTAGAGGAAGTGGGGAGTCCTACGCCTTCAGACAGGGAAAATGGAAGGTAATAGGGCTGGGGAAATATCCTTTTGTATCTCCCGGAGAGCTTTATAATTTGGAAGAAGACCCGGGGGAATCCAATAATTTATATGAAGAAAACTCCGAATTGGCTGATAAACTATTGAATCAGTTGAATGAACATTTATCAGCAGCCATGTGA
- a CDS encoding RagB/SusD family nutrient uptake outer membrane protein translates to MKKLIIYTILIPALILTTACDDEYLERLPLDSPSSETYFANETELEMAVTGVYNRLWYFPAGIAWFLSFDFASDDGWDRNGSTLQALGRGEQNADNGFTNGFWSHFYRGINRVNYITSKSIELRQKMDPDDYDRLVGEARFLRAFYYSYLAELYGDVPLITSTLTLEDSQTPRASKEAVIDFVLSELDEVKNYLPMNASDKGRVTKGVVLALISRVALWNERWEVSASAAKELIDSGAYQIDPDYQGMFTFAGDNSPEVIMRIQYLRGVATHNMPRNFWSRMALGHSNKKPPQDMVDTYHCIDGLPIDESPLYKPNSPFENRDPRLGHTLVLPGSRLVNWIYETHRDSTMTWEFRGDEMIRVPNIEAQHAYASFTGYLYRKHVDVANYPTDVGSSDQNLTIFRLGEVLLNYVEAKVELNQLDESVYEAINAIRSRESVQMPLLEAGKTQGELRNIVRKERRHELGMEGFRYFDIRRWRIAEDVIPGPVRGRVNRYGEGGWLNSAPMIDEMGTPSYDNISNASEMVVVETRAFNPERDYLWPIPRIELETNTALTQNPGY, encoded by the coding sequence ATGAAAAAATTAATAATATACACAATATTAATACCTGCTTTGATTTTGACCACAGCATGTGATGATGAATATTTGGAGCGGTTACCTTTGGACTCTCCTTCAAGCGAAACCTACTTTGCCAATGAAACTGAGTTGGAAATGGCCGTCACTGGGGTGTACAATAGACTGTGGTATTTTCCTGCAGGAATCGCTTGGTTTTTATCTTTCGACTTTGCCTCAGACGATGGATGGGATCGAAATGGGAGTACCCTTCAAGCCTTAGGAAGAGGAGAACAAAATGCTGATAATGGCTTTACCAATGGTTTTTGGTCTCATTTCTACAGAGGGATAAATAGAGTGAATTATATTACTTCTAAAAGTATTGAGCTTAGGCAGAAAATGGATCCCGATGACTATGATAGGTTGGTTGGTGAAGCGAGATTTTTAAGGGCATTCTATTATTCCTATTTGGCGGAGCTATATGGAGATGTACCCTTGATAACAAGCACGCTTACATTGGAGGATTCACAAACCCCTAGGGCTTCAAAAGAAGCTGTGATCGATTTTGTGCTTTCAGAATTAGATGAGGTAAAAAATTATTTACCCATGAATGCCTCCGATAAAGGAAGAGTGACCAAAGGGGTCGTTTTGGCATTGATATCTAGAGTGGCATTATGGAACGAAAGGTGGGAAGTGTCGGCCTCTGCAGCCAAGGAGCTTATAGACTCCGGAGCTTATCAAATTGATCCTGATTATCAGGGGATGTTCACCTTTGCTGGAGATAATTCCCCAGAGGTGATCATGAGGATTCAATATCTTCGTGGAGTAGCTACTCACAATATGCCAAGGAATTTTTGGTCCAGAATGGCTTTAGGGCATTCAAATAAAAAACCACCTCAAGATATGGTAGATACTTACCACTGTATTGATGGTTTACCGATTGATGAGTCACCTCTTTACAAGCCCAATAGTCCATTTGAGAACAGAGACCCTAGGTTAGGTCATACCTTGGTCTTACCTGGATCCCGTTTGGTAAATTGGATCTATGAGACGCATAGAGACAGTACTATGACTTGGGAATTTAGAGGAGATGAAATGATAAGGGTTCCTAACATAGAAGCTCAACATGCTTATGCATCCTTTACAGGCTATCTTTATAGGAAGCATGTCGATGTGGCCAATTATCCTACGGATGTGGGATCCTCAGATCAAAACCTAACCATTTTCAGACTAGGTGAGGTCTTGCTGAACTATGTGGAAGCAAAGGTGGAATTAAATCAGTTAGATGAATCTGTATATGAAGCAATCAATGCCATTCGCTCCAGGGAATCGGTACAAATGCCATTGCTAGAGGCCGGGAAAACCCAGGGAGAGTTAAGAAATATTGTTAGAAAGGAAAGAAGGCATGAATTGGGAATGGAAGGTTTCAGGTATTTTGACATCCGAAGATGGAGGATAGCAGAAGATGTGATTCCGGGTCCTGTAAGAGGAAGAGTAAACAGGTATGGTGAAGGTGGATGGTTGAATTCTGCACCTATGATAGATGAAATGGGCACTCCATCCTATGACAATATCAGCAATGCAAGTGAAATGGTGGTAGTAGAAACAAGAGCATTCAATCCGGAAAGAGATTATTTGTGGCCAATTCCTAGAATAGAATTAGAGACAAATACCGCTTTGACTCAGAATCCTGGTTATTGA
- a CDS encoding SusC/RagA family TonB-linked outer membrane protein, giving the protein MKRKLLYLIKMVSKNLLYGLLLQCLFMTTLAAHEISAQIRPIDKSYIKLKKVQWELGEIFQKVENSTDYQFVLPEEILDNNPNLNLKNKRQSINDLLVDIALAADLRFKQVDNSIYVAKGNYKDDRGNIEILIEERPIKGRVVDSNGQGIPGATVLVQGTNIGTATDIDGNFSFEVPENAVLIFSFIGYQQQVVSVGNRSEIEVTMTEDLSSLDEVVVVGYGTQKKVNLTGAVSSITSKEIVNQPVGQTSMALQGIAPGVTVTQRSGQPGSDGGSIRIRGVGTLGDSNPLVMVDGIETNLNNVDPNEIESISILKDASSAAIYGARAANGVVLITTKRGIEGVRVNYNMYAGFQVPTQLPEIVGAIDHMEMANEAFTNVGNDPQYTDEFIEAYKAGMPSDQYPDTDWQEITMSNVAFMQNHNLSINAGSEKSKLFASVSYLDQEGIIPNTSFNRFNLRLNSDINVSERLTLSTDIFLRRAFQKQPSSGTSYVFHWMRRIPSNEVGILSNGRYGEGWNGDHPLARAKDGGLNTNESLDAILNFRLNYKISEGLNAEVMYAPKFWNPHSKVFSNITQTYARDGVTPTHFVPQRNSLSESYTREWYNNLRAIVTYDKTFNQVHTIGVTAGYQQEDQTNAWISAYREVFPLPQYEQINAGNRANERTGGAASHWALQSVFGRVTYNFDERYLLEGNVRRDASSRFAEGNRSGVFPSFSAGWRVSEESFMEPYSGIIDQLKLRASWGQLGNQNIGLYPFAAFMSLGGGSQDYTFNGENSPGAALNSMANSSIKWETTETTDIGLDFNLWGKLDVSADYYIRRTKDILLALNIPQTLGLSAPFQNAGEVLNKGYDLMVNYRNKVGELNYSIMVNYSDVRNEIIDMRGIENTGLTVNREGYSIGSFFGYVDQGLFQTQEEVDNHADQFGNIAPGDIKYKDIDEDGMINDRDLAVIGSPIPRHTFGLRVSADYKGFDLSVFLQGVGKADGYMYGQGIMPFYLGGTVQEQHKDRWTPANTDAAYPRLAWNQTNNEQNSSFWMRNAAYLRGQNIQVGYTFSETVLSKLNIRGLRMYLSGRNVFTVHDFYEGYDPEAPVSNGGWYPQMATYTMGLNVNF; this is encoded by the coding sequence ATGAAAAGAAAACTACTGTACCTAATAAAAATGGTATCCAAAAACCTATTATATGGCTTGTTGTTACAGTGTTTGTTTATGACAACCTTGGCAGCTCATGAGATAAGTGCTCAGATCAGGCCCATTGATAAGTCCTATATTAAACTTAAAAAAGTTCAATGGGAGTTGGGGGAGATTTTCCAAAAAGTTGAAAATTCAACTGATTATCAATTCGTGCTTCCTGAAGAAATTTTAGACAATAACCCAAATTTAAACTTAAAAAATAAACGACAATCAATAAATGATTTGTTGGTGGATATAGCCTTGGCTGCAGATTTAAGGTTCAAGCAAGTAGACAATTCTATTTATGTGGCCAAAGGAAACTATAAGGATGATCGAGGCAATATTGAAATCTTGATTGAGGAACGTCCTATCAAAGGGAGAGTTGTGGATAGCAATGGACAGGGGATTCCAGGTGCTACTGTCTTGGTTCAGGGAACCAATATAGGTACAGCCACCGATATTGATGGTAATTTTTCATTTGAAGTCCCGGAAAATGCAGTGTTGATCTTTTCATTTATTGGTTACCAACAACAAGTTGTTTCAGTGGGTAACCGAAGTGAAATTGAAGTAACCATGACTGAAGACTTGTCTTCTTTGGATGAGGTAGTTGTGGTAGGCTATGGCACACAAAAGAAAGTAAACTTGACCGGGGCTGTGAGCTCAATAACCTCCAAAGAGATAGTGAATCAACCTGTGGGGCAAACGTCTATGGCCTTGCAAGGCATCGCTCCGGGAGTCACAGTAACTCAGCGAAGTGGGCAACCCGGGAGTGATGGAGGTTCTATTCGGATTCGTGGGGTAGGGACCCTTGGAGATTCTAATCCCCTAGTGATGGTGGATGGAATAGAAACAAACCTTAATAATGTTGACCCGAATGAGATTGAAAGTATTTCAATATTAAAGGACGCTTCTTCTGCAGCCATTTATGGGGCGAGAGCAGCCAATGGTGTGGTGTTGATTACTACAAAAAGAGGCATTGAAGGGGTAAGGGTAAATTATAATATGTATGCCGGTTTTCAGGTACCTACTCAACTTCCGGAAATTGTTGGAGCAATTGATCACATGGAAATGGCGAATGAAGCTTTTACCAATGTAGGTAATGATCCTCAATATACAGATGAGTTTATTGAAGCTTATAAAGCCGGGATGCCATCAGACCAATATCCGGATACCGATTGGCAAGAGATTACTATGAGCAATGTTGCATTCATGCAAAATCACAATTTAAGCATCAATGCAGGGAGTGAGAAGTCAAAGTTATTTGCTTCTGTAAGTTATCTGGATCAGGAAGGAATTATTCCAAATACTAGCTTTAATCGTTTTAATTTAAGGCTCAATTCAGACATAAACGTTTCAGAAAGATTGACACTTTCTACGGATATCTTTTTGCGAAGGGCTTTCCAAAAACAACCTTCCAGTGGCACAAGTTATGTTTTTCACTGGATGAGAAGAATTCCATCCAATGAAGTGGGAATACTCTCAAACGGGCGCTATGGTGAAGGCTGGAATGGAGACCACCCATTAGCAAGGGCTAAAGATGGAGGGCTAAACACGAATGAGAGCCTTGATGCCATCTTGAACTTTCGACTGAATTACAAAATTTCCGAAGGGCTAAATGCTGAAGTAATGTACGCCCCAAAGTTCTGGAACCCACATAGCAAAGTTTTCTCCAATATCACGCAAACTTATGCCAGAGACGGAGTTACTCCTACGCACTTTGTGCCACAAAGAAATTCATTGTCAGAAAGCTATACTAGAGAGTGGTACAATAACCTCCGAGCAATAGTGACTTATGACAAAACTTTTAATCAGGTTCACACCATTGGTGTGACGGCTGGCTATCAACAGGAAGATCAAACCAATGCATGGATTTCAGCTTATAGAGAAGTGTTTCCCTTGCCTCAATATGAACAGATCAATGCAGGAAACAGGGCAAACGAGCGAACAGGAGGTGCCGCTTCTCACTGGGCTTTACAATCTGTTTTCGGTAGGGTTACCTATAATTTTGATGAAAGATACCTTTTGGAAGGGAATGTACGGAGGGATGCCTCCTCTAGGTTTGCTGAAGGGAACAGGTCGGGTGTTTTTCCTTCATTTTCTGCTGGATGGAGAGTGTCTGAAGAAAGCTTTATGGAGCCTTATTCTGGCATAATTGACCAATTAAAATTACGTGCTTCATGGGGTCAATTAGGAAATCAAAATATTGGACTTTACCCTTTCGCTGCCTTTATGTCCTTAGGTGGTGGTAGTCAGGATTATACCTTTAATGGAGAAAACTCTCCTGGGGCTGCCTTGAATAGTATGGCCAATTCCTCCATAAAGTGGGAAACAACAGAGACCACTGATATAGGCTTGGATTTTAATCTCTGGGGTAAACTAGATGTTTCTGCAGATTATTATATCAGAAGAACCAAGGATATTCTTTTGGCTTTAAATATCCCACAGACCCTTGGGCTAAGTGCACCTTTCCAAAATGCAGGCGAGGTCTTAAATAAGGGCTATGATTTAATGGTAAACTACAGAAACAAAGTAGGGGAATTGAATTATAGCATCATGGTAAACTATTCCGATGTCCGAAATGAAATCATAGACATGAGAGGAATAGAGAATACAGGTTTGACAGTGAACAGGGAGGGCTATTCTATTGGTTCATTCTTTGGATATGTTGATCAGGGCTTATTTCAAACACAAGAAGAAGTAGACAATCATGCGGACCAATTTGGAAATATAGCTCCCGGTGATATCAAATACAAAGACATTGATGAAGACGGTATGATCAATGACCGTGACCTTGCTGTGATAGGCAGCCCCATACCAAGACATACTTTTGGACTTCGAGTTAGTGCAGACTATAAAGGGTTTGACCTATCGGTATTTCTACAAGGGGTTGGAAAAGCTGATGGCTACATGTATGGTCAAGGGATCATGCCATTCTACCTAGGAGGTACAGTACAAGAACAGCATAAGGACCGTTGGACTCCCGCCAATACTGATGCTGCTTATCCTAGGCTAGCCTGGAATCAAACCAATAATGAGCAGAATTCAAGTTTTTGGATGAGAAACGCTGCTTATTTAAGGGGGCAGAATATTCAAGTAGGTTATACTTTTTCAGAAACAGTCTTGTCCAAGCTTAATATTAGAGGACTAAGGATGTATTTGAGTGGTAGGAATGTGTTTACGGTACATGATTTTTATGAAGGTTATGATCCGGAAGCTCCGGTTAGTAATGGAGGTTGGTATCCCCAGATGGCTACCTATACGATGGGTTTGAATGTTAATTTCTAA
- a CDS encoding FecR family protein: MEREIITKFLNQTASPEETRQVLAWLEKPEARKFLEEHIKKTWDNSSLRDEDQTDYNKLLQKIHARNSITKSSTRIKEIPWDKTFRVAASIVLLIGSIIFLKIGLEFEEPSLTLTEKVIERKTGIGEKLTLNLPDGTSIVLNGNSSVIFSAGFGDKNRLVELKGEGYFEIAKDSLRPFQVKTERMTTTALGTAFNTIARDGFYAVALTEGKVAIDTGRDKLKLNPGQMMVFDEKDSLSTVKIKPFEIEKVIGWKEGMLHFERVQLKQILEDLAKWYGVDIEIEAGLNVNKRVIGTFRNKNLSDVLTGLGFSMGFQFEIDNNRVLIKKSSL; the protein is encoded by the coding sequence TTGGAAAGAGAGATCATCACTAAATTTTTAAATCAAACGGCTAGTCCTGAGGAAACTAGACAAGTATTGGCTTGGTTAGAAAAACCCGAGGCCAGGAAGTTTCTTGAGGAGCATATAAAAAAGACTTGGGATAACAGTTCCTTAAGAGATGAAGACCAGACTGATTATAACAAGCTTCTTCAAAAAATCCATGCTCGTAATTCAATTACAAAAAGCTCTACTCGAATAAAAGAAATTCCATGGGACAAAACTTTCAGGGTTGCCGCAAGTATAGTTCTTTTAATCGGCAGCATTATTTTTTTAAAAATAGGCTTAGAGTTTGAAGAGCCGAGCCTTACCCTTACTGAAAAGGTAATTGAGCGGAAAACCGGCATTGGAGAAAAGCTAACCTTAAATCTTCCAGATGGCACAAGCATAGTTTTGAATGGCAATTCCAGTGTAATTTTTTCTGCTGGCTTTGGGGATAAAAATAGACTTGTGGAGTTAAAAGGGGAAGGATATTTTGAGATCGCCAAAGATAGTTTAAGGCCTTTCCAAGTAAAAACAGAGCGAATGACTACCACCGCACTTGGTACTGCTTTCAATACAATTGCTAGAGATGGGTTTTACGCAGTGGCGCTTACTGAAGGGAAAGTAGCCATTGATACTGGTCGTGATAAACTAAAGTTAAATCCCGGACAAATGATGGTTTTTGATGAAAAGGATAGCTTATCTACGGTCAAAATTAAACCTTTTGAAATCGAAAAAGTGATAGGATGGAAGGAGGGGATGTTGCATTTTGAGAGGGTTCAATTAAAACAGATCTTAGAAGATCTTGCCAAATGGTATGGTGTGGATATAGAAATTGAAGCGGGCCTAAATGTTAATAAAAGAGTAATTGGGACTTTCCGTAATAAAAACCTTAGCGATGTACTTACCGGATTAGGTTTTTCAATGGGATTTCAATTTGAAATAGATAATAATCGAGTATTAATAAAAAAAAGCAGCCTATGA